One genomic window of Roseateles sp. DAIF2 includes the following:
- a CDS encoding sensor histidine kinase — protein MPPSSAQQAFLQVFNLRAIAAVFYFCCCVALSRSLSWYGGDGTGLDWLFSALRYTRQTTITGLALLLAVALVEAWLARPGRRWAIPLRSLAIVSGAMAGMFGRHLMARTDDPSAEWKWSWALSTTLLWTLLGGVAYALLLTARAERQTRQQLLATARRHETLQAQQLEAQLSALNAQIEPHFLFNTLANVKRLYETAPERGRDMLVSLIAYLRAALPSMRRSESTLGQELELVRSYLTILQMRMGERLAFEIEAEPALLSARLPPMVLPTLVENAIKHGLSPLPEGGRIHISAQQRSADELAVEVRDNGQGFAASGGSGVGLANTRARLAALFGPRAALELEAAEPRGVVARVRLPLAGVQT, from the coding sequence ATGCCCCCATCCTCCGCCCAACAGGCGTTCCTGCAGGTCTTCAATCTGCGCGCGATCGCCGCGGTGTTCTATTTCTGCTGCTGCGTCGCGCTGTCGCGCTCCCTGTCCTGGTACGGCGGCGACGGCACCGGCCTGGACTGGCTGTTTTCGGCGCTGCGCTATACCCGCCAGACCACCATCACCGGCCTGGCCCTGCTGCTGGCCGTCGCGCTGGTCGAGGCCTGGCTGGCCCGGCCGGGGCGGCGCTGGGCCATCCCGCTGCGTAGCCTGGCGATCGTGAGCGGCGCGATGGCCGGCATGTTCGGCCGGCATCTGATGGCCCGCACCGACGACCCCAGCGCGGAATGGAAGTGGAGCTGGGCCCTGTCCACCACCCTGCTCTGGACCCTGCTGGGCGGCGTGGCCTATGCGCTGCTGCTGACCGCCCGCGCCGAGCGCCAGACGCGCCAGCAGCTGCTGGCCACCGCGCGCCGGCATGAGACCTTGCAGGCCCAGCAGCTGGAGGCTCAGCTGTCGGCGCTGAATGCGCAGATCGAGCCGCATTTCCTGTTCAACACCCTGGCCAATGTCAAACGCCTGTACGAGACCGCACCGGAGCGCGGCCGCGACATGCTGGTCAGCCTGATCGCCTATCTGCGCGCCGCCCTGCCCAGCATGCGCCGCAGCGAATCCACCCTGGGCCAGGAGCTGGAGCTGGTGCGCAGCTACCTGACCATCCTGCAGATGCGCATGGGCGAGCGCCTGGCCTTCGAGATCGAGGCCGAGCCGGCCCTGCTGTCGGCCCGGCTGCCGCCGATGGTGCTGCCGACCCTGGTCGAGAACGCGATCAAGCATGGACTGTCACCGCTGCCCGAGGGTGGCCGCATCCATATCAGTGCGCAGCAGCGCAGCGCCGACGAGCTGGCGGTCGAGGTGCGCGACAACGGCCAGGGCTTTGCCGCCAGCGGCGGCTCCGGCGTCGGCCTGGCCAACACGCGCGCCCGCCTGGCCGCGCTGTTCGGCCCGCGCGCGGCGCTGGAGCTGGAAGCGGCCGAGCCGCGCGGCGTGGTGGCGCGGGTGCGCCTGCCGCTGGCCGGGGTGCAAACATGA
- a CDS encoding histidine kinase, with protein MSAVLPTPADAAAGGPLRHLWASWRSLRRRELVLFLLMGLLYGLIDVSALAHVDSDARWLHALTRQLFSPVIVTLLLMLCWLPAARSRPDHPHRLWRLGLATLLGSMIAMACLWQIVAQLDWPSIGDLLRERKGEKYARAVPPWASFLGDSLQVFIPSMLTVALLELLARRKRAQASLQQLLHEQSVMARRAMAARLAVMQAQVEPQFLFDILVDVEQAYAAGDAEAPIQMERLIRHLRVALPRLREMGGTPESEAELLESYLAVVAGRRKARVSFQAHWPEALRGAPLPPMLLLPLLQRALRLAAPALPGRCSFSVEPLDGGLRLLLGFDRPDLCGEDAELRDLSQRLQALSGGPTELRCRSSEDATLFILELKP; from the coding sequence ATGAGCGCGGTGCTGCCGACGCCGGCCGATGCCGCGGCCGGCGGTCCGCTGCGCCATCTCTGGGCCTCCTGGCGTTCGCTGCGCCGCCGCGAGCTGGTCCTATTCCTGCTGATGGGCCTGCTGTACGGCCTGATCGACGTGAGCGCGCTGGCTCATGTCGACAGCGATGCGCGCTGGTTGCATGCGCTGACGCGCCAGCTGTTCTCGCCGGTGATCGTCACCCTGCTGCTGATGCTGTGCTGGCTGCCGGCCGCGCGCAGCCGGCCGGACCATCCGCACCGGCTCTGGCGCCTGGGCCTCGCGACCCTGCTGGGCTCGATGATCGCGATGGCCTGCCTGTGGCAGATCGTTGCGCAGCTGGACTGGCCTTCGATCGGCGACCTGCTGCGCGAGCGCAAGGGCGAGAAATACGCCCGCGCCGTGCCGCCCTGGGCCAGCTTCCTGGGAGACAGCCTGCAGGTCTTCATCCCCTCGATGCTGACGGTGGCGCTGCTCGAGCTGCTGGCGCGGCGCAAGCGCGCCCAGGCCAGCCTGCAGCAGCTGCTGCATGAACAGAGCGTGATGGCGCGCCGCGCGATGGCGGCGCGGCTGGCGGTGATGCAGGCCCAGGTGGAGCCGCAGTTCCTGTTCGACATCCTGGTCGATGTCGAGCAGGCCTATGCCGCCGGCGATGCCGAGGCGCCCATCCAGATGGAGCGGCTGATCCGCCATCTGCGCGTCGCGCTGCCGCGCCTGCGCGAGATGGGCGGCACGCCGGAGAGCGAGGCCGAGCTGCTGGAGAGCTATCTGGCCGTGGTGGCCGGCCGGCGCAAGGCGCGGGTCAGCTTCCAGGCCCATTGGCCCGAGGCGCTGCGCGGCGCGCCGCTGCCGCCGATGCTGCTGCTGCCGCTGCTGCAGCGCGCGCTGCGCCTGGCCGCACCGGCGCTGCCGGGGCGCTGCAGCTTCAGCGTCGAGCCGCTGGACGGCGGCCTGCGCCTGCTGCTGGGCTTCGACCGGCCGGATCTGTGCGGCGAGGACGCCGAGCTGCGGGACCTGTCGCAGCGCCTGCAGGCCCTGTCCGGCGGGCCGACCGAGCTGCGCTGCCGCAGCAGCGAGGACGCCACCCTGTTCATCCTGGAGCTGAAACCATGA
- a CDS encoding LytTR family DNA-binding domain-containing protein has translation MRSLLAPTAVIAEDELTLRQELIERLSQLWPELSIVGEAADGVQALRLLDEHRPDILFLDIQMPGATGLDVARQVAGRAHVVFVTAYDQYAVQAFDQGAVDYLLKPLQATRLFTAIGRVKQRLAQPPAELGDVLNQLATRQAGAPAGRGSFLRWINASVGQTLKLITVDEVLYFQSDSKYTKVATRDSEALIRKPLKELVEELDPQQFWQIHRSTLVNAGAVAGVTRDFRGRMQIKLKESADTLLVAESYTHLFKQM, from the coding sequence ATGAGAAGCCTGCTCGCCCCCACCGCCGTGATCGCCGAGGACGAGCTGACCCTGCGCCAGGAGCTGATCGAGCGCCTGTCCCAGCTCTGGCCCGAGCTGTCCATCGTCGGCGAGGCGGCCGACGGCGTGCAGGCGCTGCGCCTGCTCGACGAGCACCGGCCCGACATCCTGTTCCTCGACATCCAGATGCCCGGCGCCACCGGCCTGGACGTGGCGCGCCAGGTGGCCGGCCGCGCCCATGTGGTCTTCGTCACCGCCTACGACCAGTACGCGGTGCAGGCCTTTGACCAGGGCGCGGTGGACTATCTGCTGAAGCCGCTGCAGGCCACGCGCCTGTTCACCGCGATCGGCCGGGTCAAGCAGCGCCTGGCCCAGCCGCCGGCCGAGCTGGGGGACGTGCTGAACCAGCTGGCCACGCGCCAGGCCGGCGCGCCCGCCGGCCGCGGCAGCTTCCTGCGCTGGATCAACGCCTCGGTGGGCCAGACCCTGAAGCTGATCACGGTCGACGAGGTGCTGTACTTTCAGTCCGACAGCAAGTACACCAAGGTCGCGACCCGCGACAGCGAGGCCCTGATCCGCAAGCCGCTGAAGGAGCTGGTCGAGGAACTGGACCCACAGCAGTTCTGGCAGATCCACCGCTCGACCCTGGTCAACGCCGGCGCGGTGGCCGGCGTCACGCGCGACTTCCGCGGCCGCATGCAGATCAAGCTGAAGGAAAGCGCCGACACCCTGCTGGTGGCGGAGAGCTACACGCATCTGTTCAAGCAGATGTGA
- a CDS encoding alpha/beta hydrolase — protein sequence MQAARHHAPIRQLRGAGRLAIAATHGLTELVEALHRGVTRAPAGSGITGLVYRSVRGITHLVGGGIDIALQGLEPWLTAPEPDSPAVPGTEALLAILNGVLGDYLAATDNPLAIPMQLRRQGRALTAAPQDAGPRPLLLIHGLCMNDLQWQRGNLAEGLEALGYTPLHLHYNSGLHISDNGRQLARLLERLLQQWPVPLQDLSLLGHSMGGLLARSAVHHAQAEGLQWPRRLRHLVSLGSPHLGAPLEQGGQQLQLLLGLSAYARPLIALTRRRSAGIQDLRWASLREQDWGQRRSLPLPAGVDCYAIAATTAGNPAGLPARLLGDGLVPVASALGRHREAARRLDFPPDHQWVLAGAGHLALQTHPAVLTKLREWLG from the coding sequence ATGCAAGCCGCCCGACACCACGCCCCGATCCGCCAGCTGCGCGGGGCCGGTCGCCTGGCCATCGCCGCCACTCATGGCCTGACCGAGCTGGTCGAAGCCCTGCACCGCGGTGTGACGCGGGCGCCGGCCGGCAGCGGCATCACCGGCCTGGTCTACCGCAGCGTGCGCGGCATCACCCACCTGGTCGGCGGCGGCATCGACATCGCGTTGCAGGGCCTGGAGCCCTGGCTGACCGCCCCCGAACCGGACTCACCCGCCGTGCCCGGCACCGAGGCCCTGCTGGCGATCCTGAACGGCGTGCTGGGCGACTATCTGGCGGCGACCGACAACCCGCTGGCCATCCCGATGCAGTTGCGCCGGCAGGGCCGGGCGTTGACGGCCGCGCCGCAGGATGCCGGCCCGCGACCCCTGCTGCTGATCCACGGCCTGTGCATGAACGATCTGCAGTGGCAGCGCGGCAATCTGGCCGAGGGCCTGGAGGCGCTAGGCTACACGCCGCTGCATCTGCACTACAACAGCGGCCTGCACATCTCCGACAACGGCCGTCAGCTGGCCCGGCTGCTGGAGCGGCTGCTGCAGCAATGGCCCGTGCCGCTGCAGGACCTGAGCTTGCTGGGCCACAGCATGGGCGGCCTGCTGGCGCGCAGCGCGGTCCACCACGCCCAGGCCGAAGGCCTGCAATGGCCGCGCCGGCTACGCCACCTGGTCAGCCTGGGCTCGCCGCACCTGGGTGCGCCGCTGGAGCAGGGCGGTCAGCAGTTGCAGCTGCTGCTGGGGCTGAGCGCCTACGCCCGGCCGCTGATAGCGCTGACCCGGCGCCGCAGCGCCGGCATCCAGGATCTGCGCTGGGCTTCGCTGCGTGAACAGGACTGGGGCCAGCGCCGCAGCCTGCCGCTGCCGGCGGGCGTGGACTGCTATGCGATCGCGGCCACCACGGCCGGCAACCCTGCCGGACTGCCGGCACGCCTGCTGGGCGACGGCCTGGTGCCGGTCGCCAGCGCGCTGGGCCGGCATCGCGAGGCGGCCCGACGCCTGGACTTCCCGCCCGACCATCAGTGGGTGCTGGCCGGCGCGGGCCATCTGGCCCTGCAGACCCATCCGGCCGTGCTGACCAAGCTGCGCGAATGGCTGGGCTGA
- a CDS encoding molybdopterin-dependent oxidoreductase, with protein sequence MAAATTTARQTHYRICPLCEACCGLEIQTEGPQVVAIRGAAQDVFSHGYLCPKGVSLKDLHEDPDRLRRPLIKNAAGVHVEASWDEAFDEIARRLPPLLQAHGRDAVALVIGNPSAHKVSLLSYFPRLVKALGTRNVFSASTLDQMPKQLSSGLMFGHWLSIPVPDIERCDWLLMLGANPMVSNGSLWTLPDYRGKAKAMRARGGRILVADPRRTETAAAADEHLPIRPGGDVFLLLGMVHTLFDEGLVKPGRLAEWTNGIEALRAAVAPYPPERLAAGCGLDAMTIRRLARELAAAPRAAVYGRLGTCTQRFGTLNSWLIDALNLLSGHLDRPGGAMFPKAAAFAANTMGPPGVGRGIATGRKHSRVSGAPEVFGELPITLLAEEIETPGEGQVRALIALAANPVLSAPNGPRIARALDGLDFMLSLDIYLNETSRHADVILPGLSPLEDLHYDVAFPQLSHRNHARFSGPVFDKPAGMPEEWETLLRLSALLEGRDDWRGDMRALDDAAIAADVRRFAGEQAEAVLAALAPLRGPERLVDLALRSGPYGDGFGRSPQGLTLAKIQAAPGGIDLGPLQPRIPELLRTPSGRIELAPPALLADLPAVDLALARPPAELLLIGRRDTRSGNSWMHNLPVLAKGPERCTLLVHPDDAASRGLADGGRARLSTERGSLLARVAVSAEMSRGVVCLPHGWGHDLPGSRLALAAERPGVNLNALLDDGARDPLSGNAVLSGVAVRLEAAA encoded by the coding sequence ATGGCAGCAGCGACGACAACGGCCCGCCAGACCCATTACCGCATCTGCCCCCTTTGCGAGGCCTGTTGCGGCCTGGAGATCCAGACCGAAGGCCCCCAGGTCGTCGCGATCCGCGGCGCCGCGCAGGATGTGTTCAGCCATGGCTATCTCTGCCCCAAGGGCGTGTCGCTGAAGGACCTGCACGAGGATCCGGACCGGCTGCGCCGGCCGCTGATCAAAAACGCCGCCGGCGTCCATGTCGAGGCGAGCTGGGACGAGGCCTTCGACGAGATCGCGCGGCGCCTGCCGCCGCTGCTGCAGGCCCATGGGCGCGACGCGGTGGCGCTGGTGATCGGCAATCCGAGCGCGCACAAGGTCAGCCTCCTGAGCTACTTCCCGCGCCTGGTGAAGGCGCTCGGAACGCGCAATGTGTTCTCGGCCTCGACCCTGGACCAGATGCCCAAGCAGCTCAGCAGCGGGCTGATGTTCGGCCATTGGCTGTCTATTCCCGTGCCCGACATCGAGCGCTGCGACTGGCTGCTGATGCTGGGCGCCAACCCGATGGTCAGCAATGGCAGCCTCTGGACCCTGCCCGACTACCGCGGCAAGGCCAAGGCCATGCGCGCCCGCGGCGGCCGCATCCTGGTGGCCGACCCGCGCCGCACCGAAACCGCCGCGGCCGCCGACGAGCACCTGCCCATCCGCCCCGGCGGCGATGTGTTCCTGCTGCTGGGCATGGTCCACACCCTGTTCGACGAGGGGCTGGTCAAGCCGGGCCGCCTGGCCGAATGGACGAACGGGATCGAGGCGCTGCGCGCGGCCGTCGCGCCCTACCCGCCCGAGCGGCTGGCCGCCGGCTGCGGTCTCGACGCCATGACGATCCGCCGCCTGGCGCGCGAGCTGGCCGCGGCCCCGCGTGCCGCGGTCTATGGCCGGCTGGGCACCTGCACCCAGCGCTTCGGCACGCTCAACAGCTGGCTGATCGATGCGCTGAACCTGCTCAGCGGCCATCTGGACCGGCCCGGCGGCGCGATGTTCCCCAAGGCCGCCGCCTTCGCGGCCAACACCATGGGCCCGCCGGGTGTCGGCCGCGGCATCGCCACCGGCCGCAAGCACAGCCGCGTCAGCGGCGCGCCCGAGGTCTTCGGCGAGCTGCCGATCACCCTGCTGGCCGAGGAGATCGAGACGCCGGGCGAGGGCCAGGTGCGCGCGCTGATCGCGCTGGCCGCGAACCCGGTGCTGTCCGCACCGAACGGCCCGCGCATCGCCCGCGCGCTGGACGGCCTCGACTTCATGCTGAGCCTGGACATCTACCTGAACGAGACCAGCCGCCATGCCGACGTGATCCTGCCGGGCCTGTCGCCGCTGGAGGACCTGCATTACGACGTCGCCTTCCCGCAGCTCTCGCACCGCAACCACGCGCGCTTCTCCGGCCCGGTGTTCGACAAGCCGGCCGGCATGCCCGAGGAATGGGAGACCCTGCTGCGCCTGAGCGCCCTGCTGGAGGGCCGCGATGACTGGCGCGGCGACATGCGGGCGCTGGACGATGCGGCGATCGCGGCCGATGTGCGGCGCTTCGCCGGCGAGCAGGCCGAGGCGGTGCTGGCGGCCCTGGCGCCGCTGCGCGGCCCCGAGCGCCTGGTCGACCTGGCGCTGCGCAGCGGGCCTTATGGCGACGGTTTTGGCCGGAGTCCGCAAGGCCTGACCCTCGCGAAGATCCAGGCCGCGCCGGGCGGCATCGACCTCGGGCCGCTGCAGCCGCGCATCCCCGAGCTGCTGCGCACGCCCTCGGGCCGCATCGAGCTGGCCCCGCCCGCGCTGCTGGCCGACCTGCCGGCCGTCGACCTGGCGCTGGCCCGGCCGCCGGCCGAGCTGCTGCTGATCGGCCGGCGCGACACCCGCTCCGGCAACAGCTGGATGCACAACCTGCCGGTGCTGGCCAAGGGGCCGGAGCGCTGCACCCTGCTGGTCCATCCCGATGATGCCGCGTCGCGCGGCCTGGCGGACGGCGGCCGGGCGCGGCTCAGCACCGAGCGAGGCTCGCTGCTGGCGCGCGTCGCCGTCAGCGCCGAGATGAGCCGCGGCGTCGTCTGCCTGCCGCACGGCTGGGGCCATGACCTGCCCGGCAGCCGCCTGGCTCTGGCGGCCGAACGGCCCGGCGTCAATCTCAACGCGCTGCTGGACGATGGCGCGCGTGACCCGCTGTCGGGCAATGCGGTGCTCAGCGGGGTGGCGGTGCGGCTGGAAGCGGCGGCCTGA
- a CDS encoding cytochrome c family protein has translation MAAPAGDVAAGRATFRAGCASCHQVGPSARSGFGPQLNHLIGRRAGSLADYAYSPAMKGSTLVWNEQNLAAFIRQPERVVPGTKMRFFALGYDERRIANLLAYLRSEPGEAQQPARP, from the coding sequence ATGGCGGCGCCCGCGGGCGATGTGGCGGCCGGCCGCGCGACCTTCCGCGCCGGCTGCGCCTCCTGCCACCAGGTCGGCCCCTCGGCCCGCAGCGGCTTCGGGCCGCAGCTCAACCACCTGATCGGGCGCCGCGCCGGCTCGCTGGCCGACTACGCCTACTCGCCGGCGATGAAGGGCTCGACCCTGGTCTGGAACGAGCAGAACCTGGCCGCCTTCATCCGCCAGCCCGAGCGCGTCGTGCCCGGCACCAAGATGCGCTTCTTTGCGCTCGGCTACGACGAGCGCCGCATCGCCAATCTGCTGGCCTATCTGCGCAGCGAGCCGGGAGAGGCCCAGCAGCCAGCCCGCCCCTGA
- a CDS encoding serine hydrolase, with product MSPKPLLFLLFSALAVQAAPDEDRLGRAQGYPVGNARNWFVQESVRVGSFTHQAEIPRLLNGRPHEMAPSPRPLPLPRAAQEPDYRWRVDGHSRPLSVDDYLARQRVMGLLVLKDGEIQLERYQYERGPEHRFVSNSMAKSIVALAVGLALQEGLLKSLDDRADRYAPRLAGTLYGETSLRNLLRMASGARFEERYDGQDDLARFGAAVQRGDLESAAALVDERVAPQGQRFNYASAETPMLAAALRGATGQSLCEYLQSRLWQAMGAESSAFWWSDRSGLEAAGGNFNATLRDYARLGHLLAHDGWRPDTREQLLPREFLLDATDWHRQPAAFQPGRASNYFGYGYQFWLFPGEARRFALLGVYGQMIFVDPQLKLVMVHTAANATARSGQTSLAREADALWRGLVAHYGGRW from the coding sequence TTGTCGCCGAAGCCCCTGTTGTTCCTGCTGTTCTCCGCGCTGGCGGTCCAGGCCGCCCCCGACGAGGACCGGCTCGGCCGCGCCCAGGGCTATCCGGTCGGCAATGCCCGCAACTGGTTCGTGCAGGAGTCGGTGCGGGTCGGTTCCTTCACGCACCAGGCCGAGATTCCGCGCCTGCTGAACGGCCGGCCGCACGAGATGGCACCGAGCCCACGGCCCTTGCCGCTGCCGCGCGCCGCGCAGGAGCCGGACTACCGCTGGCGCGTCGACGGCCATTCGCGCCCGCTGAGCGTCGACGACTACCTGGCGCGCCAGCGCGTGATGGGTCTGCTGGTGCTGAAGGACGGCGAGATCCAGCTCGAGCGCTACCAGTACGAGCGCGGGCCCGAGCACCGCTTCGTCTCCAACTCGATGGCCAAGTCCATCGTCGCGCTGGCGGTCGGGCTGGCGCTGCAGGAGGGGCTGCTGAAATCGCTGGACGACCGCGCCGACCGCTATGCGCCGCGCCTGGCCGGCACGCTCTACGGCGAGACCAGCCTGCGCAACCTGCTGCGCATGGCCTCGGGCGCGCGCTTCGAGGAGCGCTACGACGGCCAGGACGACCTGGCCCGCTTCGGCGCCGCGGTGCAGCGCGGCGACCTGGAAAGCGCGGCGGCGCTGGTGGACGAGCGCGTCGCGCCGCAGGGCCAGCGCTTCAACTACGCCAGCGCCGAGACGCCGATGCTGGCGGCGGCGCTGCGCGGCGCCACCGGGCAGTCGCTGTGCGAATACCTGCAGTCGCGCCTGTGGCAGGCGATGGGCGCGGAGAGCAGCGCCTTCTGGTGGAGCGACCGCAGCGGGCTGGAGGCGGCCGGCGGCAACTTCAACGCGACCCTGCGCGACTATGCGCGCCTGGGCCATCTGCTGGCGCATGACGGCTGGCGGCCCGACACCCGCGAGCAGCTGCTGCCGCGTGAGTTTTTGCTCGACGCGACCGACTGGCACCGCCAGCCGGCGGCCTTCCAGCCCGGGCGGGCCAGCAATTACTTCGGCTATGGCTACCAGTTCTGGCTCTTCCCCGGCGAGGCGCGGCGCTTCGCGCTGCTGGGCGTCTATGGCCAGATGATCTTCGTCGACCCGCAGCTCAAGCTGGTGATGGTACACACCGCCGCCAATGCCACCGCGCGCTCCGGCCAGACCAGCCTGGCGCGCGAGGCCGACGCGCTGTGGCGCGGCCTGGTCGCCCATTACGGCGGCCGCTGGTGA
- a CDS encoding peptidogalycan biosysnthesis protein, whose product MSGWRFLVEPAALVRRFLEHPPEGFAVTQSACGTPLFAAPLDLLTTVEDGLRRRITNWPLYRVWGRWLRLRGCFAGSTVSEYLPLGDAGQGPAAQVRALLEAATCRPELARHQLLVVKDLPQQSPLLSEADNRHAAALAEALGAAGFVLLQGQALAWVPIDFASIEDYLAALSSGRRRDLRRKLRSRAALSLEQWDTGDPRLADPELRAEIYRLYLNVYAQSEIHFDLLSPAYFDAVLQDGSQPGRLFLYRAEGRLIGWNLLFEQDGLLIDKTIGLQYPQAREHNLYFVSWIVNLEHALARGLRAYVAGWTDPQVKAALGARFSLTRHAVRPRRAWLRWGLRRLAPLFEGDHAWHSQAASR is encoded by the coding sequence ATGAGCGGCTGGCGCTTCCTGGTCGAGCCGGCCGCGCTGGTGCGGCGTTTCCTCGAGCATCCGCCCGAGGGCTTCGCGGTGACGCAGAGTGCCTGCGGCACGCCGCTGTTCGCGGCGCCGCTGGACCTGCTGACCACGGTGGAGGACGGCCTGCGCCGGCGCATCACCAACTGGCCGCTGTACCGCGTCTGGGGCCGCTGGCTGCGCCTGCGCGGCTGCTTCGCCGGCAGCACCGTCTCCGAATACCTGCCGCTGGGCGATGCCGGGCAGGGGCCCGCGGCCCAGGTGCGCGCGCTGCTGGAGGCCGCGACGTGCCGGCCGGAGTTGGCGCGCCATCAGCTGCTGGTGGTGAAGGACCTGCCGCAGCAGTCGCCGCTGCTGAGCGAGGCGGACAACCGGCATGCGGCCGCGCTGGCCGAGGCGCTGGGCGCGGCCGGCTTCGTGCTGCTGCAGGGCCAGGCGCTGGCCTGGGTGCCGATCGATTTCGCCAGCATCGAGGACTATCTGGCCGCCTTGTCCAGCGGGCGCCGGCGCGACCTGCGGCGCAAGCTGCGCAGCCGCGCGGCGCTGAGCCTGGAGCAGTGGGACACCGGCGACCCACGCCTGGCCGACCCGGAGTTGCGCGCCGAGATCTACCGGCTCTACCTGAATGTCTATGCGCAGAGCGAGATCCATTTCGACCTGCTGAGCCCGGCCTATTTCGACGCGGTGCTGCAGGACGGCAGCCAGCCGGGCCGGCTGTTCCTCTATCGCGCCGAGGGCCGGCTGATCGGCTGGAACCTGCTGTTCGAGCAGGACGGCCTGCTGATCGACAAGACCATCGGCCTGCAATACCCGCAGGCGCGCGAGCACAACCTGTACTTCGTCAGCTGGATCGTCAACCTGGAGCATGCGCTGGCGCGCGGCCTGCGCGCCTATGTGGCGGGCTGGACCGATCCGCAGGTCAAGGCCGCGCTGGGTGCCCGTTTCAGCCTGACCCGGCATGCGGTGCGCCCTCGCCGGGCCTGGCTGCGCTGGGGGCTGCGCCGGCTGGCGCCGCTGTTCGAGGGCGACCATGCCTGGCACAGCCAGGCGGCGAGCCGGTGA
- a CDS encoding carboxylesterase — translation MIKRSDYLLQGGRQGVLLIHGLTGTPAEMRFVAKGLHARGFTVHGMQLAGHCGDEADLLASGWRDWSASVEQAALALSAQVDQLFVAGLSMGAVLALQLSIERPGLVSGLGLYGTTFVYDGWTIPPTARLSFLLPLVCALGLGRGRSFMEAPPYGIKDERIRARIAGSMLAGDSAAGGLPGNPWPSLAEFHRLARRVRARLDQVDAPCLAVHAQEDDVASLRNVEILRRGLSVPLQTLVLPDSYHMVTVDQERGRLIEASADFFTALAPRAARQPCAYV, via the coding sequence ATGATCAAGCGCTCCGATTACCTGTTGCAGGGCGGCCGCCAGGGCGTGCTGCTGATCCATGGACTGACCGGCACGCCGGCCGAAATGCGCTTCGTCGCCAAGGGCCTGCATGCGCGCGGCTTCACGGTGCATGGCATGCAGCTGGCCGGCCATTGCGGCGACGAGGCCGACCTGCTGGCCAGCGGCTGGCGCGACTGGAGCGCCAGCGTCGAGCAGGCCGCGCTGGCGCTGAGCGCCCAGGTCGACCAGCTGTTCGTCGCCGGCCTGTCGATGGGCGCGGTGCTGGCGCTGCAGCTGAGCATCGAACGGCCGGGCCTGGTCAGCGGCCTCGGCCTGTACGGCACCACCTTCGTCTACGACGGCTGGACCATCCCGCCCACGGCGCGCCTGTCCTTCCTGCTGCCGCTGGTCTGCGCCCTGGGCCTGGGGCGCGGGCGCAGCTTCATGGAGGCGCCGCCCTACGGCATCAAGGACGAGCGCATCCGCGCCCGCATCGCCGGCAGCATGCTGGCCGGCGACAGTGCGGCCGGCGGGCTGCCGGGCAACCCCTGGCCCTCGCTGGCCGAGTTCCACCGCCTGGCGCGGCGCGTGCGCGCGCGGCTGGACCAGGTCGACGCGCCCTGCCTGGCCGTGCATGCGCAGGAGGACGATGTGGCCAGCCTGCGCAATGTCGAGATCCTGCGGCGCGGGCTGAGCGTGCCGCTGCAGACCCTGGTGCTGCCCGACAGCTATCACATGGTGACGGTGGATCAGGAGCGCGGACGGCTGATCGAGGCCTCGGCCGACTTCTTCACCGCGCTGGCGCCACGCGCGGCGCGGCAGCCCTGCGCCTACGTATGA